The Arachis ipaensis cultivar K30076 chromosome B07, Araip1.1, whole genome shotgun sequence genome includes a window with the following:
- the LOC110264263 gene encoding chlorophyll a-b binding protein CP26, chloroplastic-like — protein sequence MASIGVSEMLENPIKLSGAARSAPSASSPATLETMALFGKKKAAPPPPSKKAVVAITPANDELAKWYGPDRRIFLPEGLLDRSKIPPYLTGEVPGDYGYDPFGPSKKPEDFAKYVLTLFFKLDIYPFGHISL from the exons ATGGCTTCAATTGGGGTGTCAGAGATGCTTGAAAACCCCATCAAGTTGAGTGGTGCAGCAAGGTCAGCACCATCAGCTTCTAGCCCTGCCACCTTAGAGACTATGGCTCTCTTTGGTAAGAAGAAGGCAGCACCACCTCCTCCTTCAAAGAAAGCTGTTGTTGCTATCACTCCTGCCAATGATGAACTCGCTAAGTGGTATG GTCCTGACAGAAGGATCTTCTTGCCAGAGGGTCTCTTGGACCGATCCAAGATCCCACCATACTTGACTGGAGAAGTGCCCGGAGA CTATGGTTATGATCCTTTTGGTCCCAGCAAGAAGCCAGAGGACTTTGCCAAGTATGTCTTAACACTTTTTTTCAAACTTGATATATATCCTTTTGGTCACATTAGTTTATGA